A genomic window from Desulfobacterales bacterium includes:
- a CDS encoding arsenosugar biosynthesis-associated peroxidase-like protein: METYYTPDDLPKFEQIGKDAPELAKKFFDYYQAVFSEGELTEREKALIALAVAHAVQCPYCIDAYTQTCLEKGSNPAEMTEAVHVAVAIRGGGISGPRGSNAKYY; the protein is encoded by the coding sequence ATGGAAACATACTACACCCCGGATGATCTTCCAAAGTTTGAACAAATCGGCAAAGATGCCCCTGAACTGGCAAAAAAATTTTTTGACTATTACCAGGCCGTTTTTTCCGAGGGCGAACTGACCGAAAGAGAAAAAGCCCTGATCGCCCTTGCCGTTGCCCACGCGGTTCAGTGCCCCTACTGCATCGACGCTTACACCCAGACCTGCCTGGAAAAAGGTTCGAATCCAGCAGAAATGACCGAAGCGGTCCATGTGGCCGTTGCCATCCGCGGGGGGGGCATCTCTGGTCCACGGGGTTCAAATGCGAAATATTATTGA
- the arsS gene encoding arsenosugar biosynthesis radical SAM protein ArsS (Some members of this family are selenoproteins.): MRPELANREPTTSREERLSIPTFYQTLLKHRLKLVKDAVSTLQINVGLLCNQSCRHCHLEAGAGRSEIMSARTMDQVFALARTGDFKTIDITGGAPEMHPQIDDFNERLTPHAPRMILRSNLTALARKGPSLMTLLKDNAVIITASLPSLNEVQSETVRGGGTFLSGIATLKKLNRLGYGQPESGLELNLVSNPAGAFLPPPQAGLEKRFHTVLAQKYGIAFNNLFSFANVPLGRYRRWLIQSNNFDAYINKLAAAFNPCTVPGLMCRTMLSVSWDGYLYDCDFNQAAGLPLENHPSHISAMTPPIPAGRSIAAGYHCYTCTAGSGFT, encoded by the coding sequence ATGCGCCCAGAACTTGCCAACCGCGAGCCGACGACTTCCAGGGAGGAGCGGCTCAGCATTCCGACTTTTTACCAGACGCTTTTAAAGCATAGGCTCAAACTGGTCAAAGACGCCGTCTCTACGCTTCAAATCAACGTCGGCCTGCTGTGCAACCAGTCCTGCCGGCATTGCCATCTGGAAGCCGGTGCCGGTCGCAGCGAAATCATGTCCGCCCGGACGATGGATCAGGTCTTTGCTTTGGCGCGCACGGGCGACTTTAAAACCATCGACATCACCGGCGGCGCACCTGAAATGCACCCGCAAATTGATGATTTTAACGAGCGCCTGACGCCCCACGCTCCCCGCATGATCTTGCGGTCAAACCTGACGGCCCTTGCCCGGAAGGGACCGTCCCTGATGACCCTTTTAAAAGACAACGCCGTGATCATTACCGCCTCGCTGCCCTCCTTAAATGAGGTTCAGTCCGAAACCGTCCGGGGCGGGGGGACCTTTCTTTCCGGCATTGCTACGCTTAAAAAGCTCAACCGCCTGGGCTATGGACAACCGGAATCGGGGCTTGAACTCAATCTGGTGTCAAACCCGGCCGGGGCATTTTTACCCCCGCCCCAGGCCGGACTTGAAAAACGCTTTCACACGGTCCTCGCGCAAAAATATGGCATTGCTTTCAACAATCTGTTCAGCTTTGCCAATGTGCCTTTGGGACGATACCGCCGCTGGCTGATTCAATCCAACAATTTCGATGCGTATATCAACAAATTGGCAGCGGCCTTTAACCCCTGCACGGTTCCCGGCCTCATGTGCCGGACCATGCTGTCGGTCTCATGGGACGGGTACCTGTATGATTGTGATTTTAACCAGGCGGCCGGGCTTCCCCTGGAAAACCATCCCTCCCACATTTCAGCAATGACCCCGCCGATCCCCGCCGGCAGGTCCATTGCTGCGGGATATCATTGCTACACCTGCACGGCCGGCTCCGGTTTTACCTGA
- a CDS encoding glutaredoxin family protein, which translates to MAEKPVKVYSLSTCGHCREAKKFLGDCEIKYEFVDVDKLQGEERAAILQDVKNFNPRCSFPTIIIGDKVIVGYKEAEIKEALGL; encoded by the coding sequence ATGGCTGAAAAACCCGTAAAGGTCTATTCACTAAGCACCTGCGGCCACTGCAGGGAGGCCAAGAAATTTTTAGGCGACTGTGAAATCAAATATGAGTTTGTCGATGTCGACAAGCTCCAGGGCGAAGAGCGGGCCGCCATCCTGCAGGATGTCAAAAATTTTAACCCCCGCTGCTCTTTCCCTACCATCATTATCGGCGACAAAGTGATCGTCGGATACAAGGAAGCTGAAATCAAGGAGGCGCTGGGACTCTAA
- a CDS encoding ferredoxin-thioredoxin reductase catalytic domain-containing protein — protein sequence MDTQQLYEMLKKVQEPKGFFFNNDMEKVFELLQGLLVNKERYGFMVCPCRLASGDREKDRDIICPCEYRTPDVKEYGTCYCSLYVSKEWNEGKIPHEYVPERRPPEKMFL from the coding sequence ATGGATACGCAACAGCTGTATGAAATGTTGAAAAAGGTCCAGGAACCCAAGGGATTCTTTTTCAATAATGACATGGAGAAGGTCTTTGAACTGCTCCAGGGCCTGCTGGTCAACAAAGAACGCTATGGTTTCATGGTTTGCCCCTGCCGGCTGGCATCCGGTGACCGCGAAAAAGACCGGGATATTATCTGCCCCTGTGAATATCGAACCCCGGATGTTAAAGAATACGGCACCTGCTATTGCAGTCTCTATGTTTCAAAGGAATGGAACGAAGGCAAAATCCCCCATGAATACGTGCCGGAAAGAAGACCGCCTGAAAAAATGTTTTTATAG
- a CDS encoding citrate/2-methylcitrate synthase: MEECRPILNTGLRGFTVATSRISDVDGNTGKLVYRGYLVKDLAVSAGFEEIAYLLLYEKLPNKDQLQKFNQTLSAERPVSPELIAALKTRPRSALSMDILQAGGSLLAHHDPDLADPSRAAALRVAVRLIAKLPTLVAAWDRIRNGKEPLEPSPELNHAANFLYMLSGEVPDEETARFFDVGLVLHAEHTFNASTFAAREVASTRAHMYAAVSAAVGSLSGELHGGANVRVMQMLQKIGSVDKIEAYIQQELEAGRLIFGLGHAVYKVDDPRALILAPMSKKMGEQTGQPQWYEISTQLEKKAKAAFKKHKGIDIFTNVDFYSASLFFSMGIPIDLFSPVFAISRIAGWTAHVLEEQFADAAPKPVLYRPESQYVGDYCGPEECKFVPLEQR, encoded by the coding sequence ATGGAAGAATGTCGTCCGATATTAAACACCGGGCTGCGGGGCTTTACCGTGGCCACATCCAGAATCAGCGACGTTGACGGCAACACCGGCAAACTGGTCTATCGCGGATATCTGGTAAAGGACCTGGCTGTCAGCGCCGGTTTTGAGGAAATCGCCTACCTGCTGTTATACGAAAAACTGCCGAACAAAGATCAGCTCCAGAAATTCAATCAGACCCTTTCAGCAGAACGTCCGGTCTCTCCTGAATTGATCGCCGCTTTGAAAACCAGGCCCAGGTCCGCCCTATCCATGGACATCCTCCAGGCCGGGGGCTCCCTGCTGGCGCATCATGATCCGGATTTAGCGGATCCCTCCCGGGCGGCCGCTTTAAGAGTCGCCGTCCGCCTGATCGCAAAGCTTCCCACCCTGGTTGCCGCCTGGGACAGAATCCGCAACGGCAAGGAACCCCTGGAACCCTCCCCTGAGCTGAACCACGCCGCCAATTTCCTTTATATGCTGAGCGGTGAGGTTCCGGATGAGGAAACCGCCCGGTTTTTTGATGTGGGCCTGGTCCTGCATGCCGAGCATACATTTAACGCCTCCACCTTTGCGGCCCGGGAGGTGGCGTCGACCCGGGCGCACATGTACGCGGCTGTGTCTGCTGCGGTGGGCTCCCTTTCCGGTGAACTGCACGGCGGGGCCAATGTCCGGGTGATGCAGATGCTCCAAAAGATCGGGTCCGTTGATAAGATAGAAGCGTACATCCAGCAGGAGCTTGAAGCCGGCCGGCTCATTTTCGGCCTGGGTCACGCGGTATACAAGGTGGACGATCCCCGCGCCCTCATTCTGGCGCCCATGTCCAAAAAAATGGGGGAACAGACCGGACAGCCCCAGTGGTATGAAATTTCCACCCAACTTGAAAAAAAGGCCAAGGCGGCCTTTAAGAAACACAAGGGCATCGATATCTTCACGAACGTGGATTTTTACAGCGCCTCGTTGTTTTTCAGCATGGGGATCCCCATCGATCTGTTTTCACCGGTATTTGCCATTTCCAGAATAGCCGGCTGGACCGCACATGTCCTGGAGGAGCAGTTTGCCGATGCCGCCCCCAAACCTGTCTTATACCGGCCGGAATCCCAGTACGTGGGAGATTACTGCGGTCCGGAAGAGTGTAAGTTTGTGCCCCTTGAGCAACGATAA
- a CDS encoding transcriptional repressor produces the protein MLETQNLRMTRQRQVILEELRKVKTHPSADELYEKVKRRLPRISLGTVYRNLEILTRLGEIQHVEIGGGMKRFDGNTHNHYHIRCARCARIDDVHIDPLKQVEDALDGYTDYQITGHRLEFVGLCRKCSKKSV, from the coding sequence ATGTTAGAAACCCAGAACCTTCGGATGACCCGCCAGCGCCAGGTAATTTTGGAGGAGCTCCGAAAAGTAAAGACCCACCCCAGCGCTGATGAATTATATGAAAAGGTGAAAAGACGGCTGCCGCGCATCAGTCTCGGTACGGTGTACCGGAACCTGGAAATTCTCACCCGGCTGGGTGAGATCCAGCATGTTGAGATCGGCGGCGGTATGAAACGGTTCGACGGCAACACCCACAACCATTACCACATCCGCTGCGCCCGCTGCGCCCGGATAGACGATGTCCACATCGACCCCTTGAAACAGGTCGAAGATGCCCTGGACGGGTACACCGATTATCAAATCACCGGACACCGGCTTGAATTTGTAGGGCTGTGCCGGAAATGTTCCAAGAAAAGCGTTTAA
- a CDS encoding pyridoxal phosphate-dependent aminotransferase, with product MKLAERMHRLKKESAFVVFAKATELEGQGRDIVHLEIGDTDFNTPPDIIEEAYGRMKKGHTHYCASAGIPELREACSQWLRRSRRGDYSAREIVVGPGGKSFLYYVIMTLAGPGDEVIYPDPGFPVYESVTRYAGATPVPLPMLEENDFRFTAEDLAGRVTDRTRLIILNYPHNPTGGTLTRPELDAIADIAVKRDIVVLSDEVYAHMLFDGEQISMGTLPGMRDRTILLESFSKTYAMTGWRMGFVAAPAWLAEPLTQLITNSASCVPPFVQYAGAKALLGDQAESRAMMADFKKRRDMFIAGLNKIPGISCKLPAGAFYAFPNVSRLPMGAEAFADYLLAHAGVATLPGSAFGVHADNHLRMCFATSMENLKKAIERIGQAVDEIGR from the coding sequence ATGAAGCTTGCCGAGAGGATGCATCGCCTGAAAAAGGAAAGCGCGTTTGTGGTATTTGCCAAGGCTACCGAACTTGAGGGCCAGGGCCGGGACATCGTCCACCTTGAGATCGGCGACACGGATTTCAACACGCCCCCGGACATCATTGAAGAGGCTTATGGGCGGATGAAAAAAGGGCATACCCACTACTGTGCTTCCGCAGGCATCCCGGAACTGCGCGAAGCCTGCAGTCAATGGCTGAGGCGCAGCCGCCGGGGGGATTACAGCGCCCGGGAGATTGTGGTGGGACCGGGGGGAAAGTCGTTTCTCTATTATGTCATCATGACCCTGGCCGGACCCGGGGACGAGGTGATTTATCCGGACCCGGGCTTTCCGGTGTACGAGTCGGTGACGCGCTATGCCGGGGCAACGCCCGTGCCCCTTCCCATGCTGGAGGAAAACGATTTCCGGTTCACGGCCGAAGATCTGGCCGGCCGCGTGACGGATCGCACCCGCCTCATTATTCTGAATTACCCCCACAACCCCACCGGCGGCACCCTGACCCGGCCGGAGCTTGACGCCATTGCGGATATCGCCGTTAAAAGGGACATCGTGGTCTTGTCCGACGAGGTGTACGCCCACATGCTGTTTGACGGTGAGCAAATCTCCATGGGCACCCTGCCGGGGATGCGGGACCGCACCATCCTGCTGGAATCTTTTTCAAAGACCTATGCCATGACGGGCTGGCGCATGGGGTTTGTGGCCGCCCCGGCCTGGCTGGCCGAACCGCTGACCCAGCTCATCACCAACTCGGCCAGCTGCGTTCCGCCCTTTGTGCAGTATGCCGGCGCAAAAGCACTGCTGGGCGACCAGGCCGAAAGCCGGGCCATGATGGCGGACTTCAAAAAGCGGCGGGATATGTTTATAGCGGGTCTCAACAAGATTCCGGGGATTTCCTGCAAACTGCCGGCCGGGGCTTTTTACGCATTCCCGAACGTCAGCCGGCTTCCAATGGGGGCAGAGGCCTTTGCCGACTACCTGCTGGCGCATGCGGGCGTGGCCACGCTGCCCGGATCGGCTTTTGGCGTTCATGCCGACAATCATCTGCGCATGTGCTTTGCCACCAGCATGGAGAACCTGAAAAAAGCCATTGAGCGGATCGGGCAGGCGGTGGATGAGATCGGAAGATAA